One window from the genome of Gemmatimonadota bacterium encodes:
- the sufB gene encoding Fe-S cluster assembly protein SufB: MSASIESLVNKEYAYGFVSDIDADTIPKGVNEDVVRLISSKKNEPAWLLEWRLKAFRRWQTMTEPHWANLKYKPVDYQNLRYYSAPKSVKPLQSLDEVDPELLQVYAKLGISLNEQKRMSGVAVDAIFDSVSVGTTMKEELSKHGVIFCSFSEAVHNHPELVQRFLGSVVPYSDNFFAALNSAVFSDGSFCYVPKGVKCPIELSTYFRINAAETGQFERTLIVADEGASVSYLEGCTAPKRDENQLHAAVVEIIALDNASVKYSTVQNWYAGDKDGVGGIYNFVTKRGKAMTNAKISWTQVETGSAITWKYPSVILQGDNSVGEFYSVAVVANKQQADTGTKMIHVGKNTKSTIISKGISAGEGQNSYRGQVKVLPKAENARNYTQCDSMLVGNKCGAHTFPYIEVANNTATLEHEASTSKIGEDQIFYCKARGLSTEQAISLIVSGFCREVFKELPMEFALEAQQLLGITLEGSVG; this comes from the coding sequence ATGAGCGCCTCGATTGAGTCGCTGGTCAACAAGGAATACGCCTACGGATTCGTGTCGGACATCGACGCCGACACCATCCCCAAGGGCGTCAACGAGGATGTGGTTCGCCTCATTAGCTCCAAAAAGAATGAGCCGGCGTGGCTGCTCGAGTGGCGCCTCAAGGCCTTCCGCCGCTGGCAGACCATGACGGAGCCGCACTGGGCGAACCTCAAGTACAAGCCCGTGGACTACCAGAACCTCCGCTACTACTCGGCGCCCAAGAGCGTGAAGCCACTCCAGTCGCTCGACGAAGTGGATCCGGAACTCCTCCAGGTGTACGCCAAGCTGGGCATCTCGCTCAACGAACAGAAGCGGATGTCGGGCGTCGCGGTGGACGCGATTTTCGATTCCGTCTCGGTGGGCACCACCATGAAGGAAGAACTCTCCAAGCACGGCGTGATCTTCTGCTCCTTCAGCGAAGCGGTGCACAATCACCCGGAGCTGGTGCAGCGGTTCCTCGGGTCTGTGGTGCCGTACAGCGACAACTTCTTTGCCGCGCTCAACTCCGCAGTCTTCAGCGACGGTTCGTTCTGCTATGTGCCGAAAGGCGTGAAGTGCCCCATCGAACTCTCCACGTATTTCCGCATCAATGCGGCCGAGACGGGGCAGTTCGAGCGCACGCTGATTGTGGCCGACGAAGGCGCGAGCGTCAGCTATCTGGAAGGCTGCACGGCGCCCAAGCGTGACGAGAACCAGTTGCACGCCGCCGTGGTGGAGATCATCGCGCTCGACAACGCGAGCGTGAAGTACAGCACGGTGCAGAACTGGTATGCTGGCGACAAGGACGGCGTGGGGGGCATTTACAACTTCGTCACCAAGCGCGGCAAGGCGATGACCAACGCCAAGATCTCATGGACGCAGGTAGAGACGGGCTCGGCCATCACCTGGAAGTACCCGAGTGTCATTCTGCAGGGCGATAACTCCGTCGGCGAGTTCTACTCGGTGGCGGTGGTGGCCAACAAGCAGCAGGCCGATACGGGCACCAAGATGATCCACGTGGGGAAGAACACCAAGAGCACGATTATCTCCAAGGGGATTTCGGCGGGCGAGGGACAGAACTCGTACCGCGGACAGGTGAAGGTGCTCCCCAAGGCCGAGAACGCGCGCAACTATACCCAGTGCGACTCGATGCTCGTCGGCAACAAGTGCGGCGCCCACACCTTTCCATATATCGAAGTGGCCAACAACACGGCGACGCTCGAGCACGAAGCGAGCACGTCCAAGATTGGCGAAGATCAGATCTTCTACTGTAAGGCGCGCGGCTTGAGCACGGAGCAGGCGATTTCGCTGATCGTGAGCGGATTCTGCCGTGAGGTGTTCAAGGAGCTGCCCATGGAATTTGCACTCGAAGCGCAGCAGTTGCTGGGCATCACGCTCGAAGGATCGGTCGGGTAG
- a CDS encoding MarR family transcriptional regulator gives MEASTFSLAGFKGMRNDLLVALRKEQPLTAKELGQRFGVTANALRRILKEMEDTGLVRYRREVRGVGGPVYAYSLTAKAEELFPRSYANPLADALTVVRAEQGAEGVVRIFRKRWETIAAEAMPALASLPLPARARALAALLSQQGYMAESDEAAGNVRIREHNCVVKEIATQFPEVCSAEAAFISDVLGVTIERHQHIATGCSSCEYTARSLPVHQEPL, from the coding sequence ATGGAAGCGTCCACTTTTTCTCTCGCGGGCTTCAAGGGGATGCGCAATGATCTCCTCGTTGCGCTGCGAAAAGAACAGCCCCTAACGGCCAAAGAACTCGGTCAGCGTTTTGGCGTCACCGCCAATGCGCTTCGCCGCATTCTCAAGGAAATGGAAGACACGGGACTCGTCCGCTATCGCCGCGAAGTACGTGGCGTGGGCGGCCCGGTATACGCGTACTCCCTCACCGCTAAAGCCGAAGAGCTCTTTCCGCGCTCCTATGCCAACCCGCTCGCCGACGCGCTCACTGTTGTGCGCGCCGAGCAGGGCGCCGAAGGCGTGGTGCGCATTTTCCGAAAACGGTGGGAAACGATCGCCGCCGAGGCGATGCCTGCCCTCGCGTCGCTCCCCCTCCCTGCCCGTGCCCGTGCCCTCGCCGCCCTGCTCTCCCAGCAGGGCTACATGGCCGAGTCGGACGAAGCGGCCGGCAACGTCCGCATTCGCGAGCACAACTGCGTGGTCAAGGAAATCGCCACGCAGTTCCCCGAAGTCTGTTCCGCCGAAGCCGCCTTCATCTCCGACGTCCTCGGCGTCACCATCGAACGTCATCAACACATTGCCACCGGCTGTTCGAGCTGTGAATACACAGCCCGTTCGCTGCCCGTTCACCAGGAGCCGCTATGA
- a CDS encoding CocE/NonD family hydrolase codes for MMSRVRTACALAFVVLAATLSAQSAMVPDSNYTFHRSMVTMRDGVKLNTVWFVPKKQTGPLPILFVRTPYGVPGPNFWPSKAYAELHADGYIFAEQDIRGKYESEGTFVMQRPPRLIDAGGKAAIDESTDAYDSIDWLLKGIPANNGRVGMMGVSYPGWTAAMAMLDPHPALKAVSPQASPSDMWLGDDFHHNGAFRLSYGFEYAFMVENSKGGSQFEFENYDTYDWYLKLGALSNIQSKYLKGKHLPTWDDFQQHPNYDEFWQRQAMKSYLTRVNVPTLNVAGWWDQEDFYGPVTIYRELEKHDNKSLNSMVVGPWRHGSWRGGAGDKLGNVSFTSATGEYFRAKIEAPFFAKYLKDKAVPAPAEATVFESGSNVWRTFTAWPPKEAVTKSLYFNANGALTFTAPSAAANAFDEYVSDPAHPVPYRHRPIEPTYYPKGSGWGVWLLEDQRFASDRPDVLHWETPVLTEDVTVAGDITAKLFVSTTGQDADFVVKLIDVYPEDNKPDFKMGGWQLMVANDVFRARFRESFEKPKPLVPGQVTPITIDLHTQSYKFQKGHRIMVQVQSSWFPIIDRNPQTWMPNIFEAKDSDYQKQTHRVWRTAGTASRVEIATVP; via the coding sequence ATGATGTCCCGTGTCCGGACGGCGTGCGCGCTGGCCTTCGTGGTGCTCGCCGCCACGCTGTCGGCCCAAAGCGCGATGGTGCCCGACTCCAACTACACCTTCCATCGCAGCATGGTCACCATGCGCGATGGCGTCAAACTCAACACCGTCTGGTTCGTACCCAAGAAGCAAACGGGCCCGTTGCCGATTCTCTTTGTGCGCACGCCGTACGGCGTGCCGGGGCCGAACTTCTGGCCGAGCAAAGCGTACGCCGAACTGCACGCCGATGGTTACATCTTTGCCGAGCAGGACATCCGCGGCAAATACGAAAGCGAAGGCACCTTCGTCATGCAGCGCCCTCCGCGCCTCATCGACGCCGGCGGTAAAGCGGCGATCGACGAGAGCACCGACGCCTACGATTCCATTGACTGGTTGCTCAAGGGAATCCCCGCCAACAACGGCCGCGTGGGGATGATGGGCGTCTCGTATCCGGGCTGGACTGCGGCCATGGCGATGCTCGATCCGCATCCGGCGCTCAAGGCGGTGAGCCCGCAGGCTTCACCGAGCGACATGTGGCTAGGCGACGACTTTCACCACAACGGCGCCTTCCGCCTTAGCTACGGCTTTGAATATGCCTTTATGGTCGAGAACTCCAAGGGCGGCTCACAGTTCGAGTTCGAGAACTACGACACCTACGACTGGTATCTCAAACTCGGCGCGCTCTCCAACATCCAGAGCAAGTATCTCAAAGGCAAACATCTCCCCACGTGGGACGATTTTCAGCAGCATCCCAACTACGACGAGTTTTGGCAGCGTCAGGCGATGAAGTCGTACCTCACGCGCGTCAATGTCCCCACGCTGAACGTGGCAGGATGGTGGGACCAGGAAGATTTCTACGGCCCGGTCACCATCTACCGTGAACTCGAAAAGCACGACAACAAATCGCTGAACTCGATGGTCGTCGGCCCCTGGCGTCACGGCTCATGGCGCGGCGGCGCTGGCGACAAACTCGGCAACGTGAGCTTCACCTCCGCCACGGGCGAATACTTCCGCGCCAAAATCGAAGCACCCTTCTTTGCCAAATATCTCAAAGACAAAGCCGTGCCCGCCCCTGCGGAAGCAACGGTGTTTGAGAGCGGGAGTAATGTCTGGCGCACCTTCACCGCATGGCCGCCCAAAGAAGCGGTCACGAAGTCGCTGTACTTCAACGCCAACGGCGCACTCACCTTCACCGCGCCAAGTGCGGCGGCGAATGCCTTTGACGAATACGTGAGTGACCCCGCGCATCCGGTGCCGTATCGTCATCGGCCGATTGAGCCGACGTACTACCCCAAGGGCAGTGGATGGGGCGTCTGGCTCCTCGAAGATCAACGCTTCGCGAGCGATCGCCCCGATGTGCTGCATTGGGAAACGCCGGTGCTCACCGAAGACGTGACCGTGGCGGGCGACATCACCGCCAAGTTGTTCGTGAGCACGACGGGGCAGGACGCCGACTTTGTGGTAAAGCTCATTGACGTCTATCCCGAAGACAACAAGCCCGACTTCAAGATGGGCGGCTGGCAACTGATGGTGGCCAACGATGTGTTCCGCGCGCGCTTCCGCGAATCATTCGAAAAGCCCAAGCCATTGGTGCCGGGGCAGGTGACCCCGATTACGATCGACCTGCACACGCAGAGCTACAAGTTCCAGAAGGGGCACCGCATCATGGTGCAGGTACAGAGCAGCTGGTTCCCGATCATCGACCGCAATCCGCAAACGTGGATGCCGAATATTTTTGAGGCCAAGGACAGCGACTACCAAAAGCAGACGCATCGCGTCTGGCGTACCGCTGGCACGGCGAGCCGCGTGGAGATTGCGACGGTGCCATAG
- a CDS encoding nucleotidyltransferase family protein has product MTSSSAFPVAVVIVGAGAGTRFGEPKAFAELHTGRTFLEVIAETARDASAQPIVAVLPPREGTKETDEVTRGLTIVRNANPKSEQIVSVRLGLTALVSKPTVGALIWPVDHPFPSLQTVLVIIDAAKRTGAPFVVPTFDGKRGHPLFAHRDTWRELLTVADGGARAVVRSYGDRVVEVAVRDPGILRNVDTREQL; this is encoded by the coding sequence ATGACGAGTTCGTCCGCCTTTCCCGTTGCGGTGGTCATCGTCGGGGCCGGCGCTGGCACACGCTTTGGTGAGCCAAAGGCGTTCGCCGAGCTACACACGGGGCGCACTTTTCTCGAAGTGATCGCCGAGACCGCGCGCGATGCGAGCGCACAGCCGATCGTTGCCGTGCTTCCGCCGCGCGAGGGCACAAAGGAAACGGACGAGGTGACGCGTGGGCTCACCATCGTGCGCAATGCGAACCCCAAGTCCGAGCAGATTGTGAGCGTGCGACTTGGACTCACCGCGTTGGTGAGTAAGCCGACGGTTGGCGCACTCATTTGGCCAGTGGATCATCCGTTTCCATCGTTGCAAACCGTGCTGGTGATTATTGATGCTGCCAAACGCACCGGCGCACCATTCGTGGTACCGACGTTCGACGGCAAGCGCGGCCATCCGCTCTTCGCGCATCGCGACACGTGGCGCGAGTTGCTGACGGTGGCCGACGGTGGCGCACGCGCGGTGGTGCGCAGCTACGGCGATCGTGTGGTGGAGGTCGCGGTGCGCGACCCCGGCATTCTGCGCAACGTCGACACGCGCGAACAGCTGTAG
- a CDS encoding xanthine dehydrogenase family protein subunit M, translating into MTGFHYLRPASLDEATAALVAQDAAPLGGGTDLLVTIKERIAAPSELVDLRRIPGARDITVRADGSVRIGATARLAEIAAHPVIAEQFAALAQAATSVGTPQLRNMGTIGGNLGQRIRCWYFRRNLPCWKHGGAECLAWKGENQYHAIFGRGPCHAVHPSDPAVALAALDATVEIAGAHGASRTISMSQLYAGAHENREQETTLAHGEVIAAVELPAASAGGTQYYEKLMQRGAWDFALVSLAAHKRTDGNVRLVLGGVAAGPYEVNSSIAEDVASGGLDGDSIDALAERAMYDAEPLSNNGYKVWQAQALLRRAMQSFGA; encoded by the coding sequence ATGACCGGCTTCCACTATCTCCGCCCTGCCTCGCTCGACGAGGCCACCGCCGCGCTCGTCGCGCAGGACGCCGCGCCATTGGGCGGCGGCACCGATCTCTTGGTCACCATCAAAGAGCGCATTGCCGCGCCGAGCGAGCTGGTGGATCTGCGCCGCATTCCGGGCGCGCGCGACATCACCGTGCGCGCCGACGGATCGGTGCGCATCGGCGCCACCGCACGCCTCGCGGAGATTGCCGCGCATCCGGTGATCGCCGAACAGTTCGCCGCGCTCGCGCAAGCGGCCACGAGCGTTGGCACGCCACAGCTCCGCAACATGGGCACCATCGGCGGCAACCTCGGCCAACGCATTCGCTGCTGGTATTTTCGCCGCAATCTTCCGTGCTGGAAGCACGGCGGCGCGGAATGCCTCGCTTGGAAGGGCGAGAATCAGTATCACGCCATCTTTGGACGCGGCCCCTGTCACGCGGTGCATCCCAGCGATCCGGCCGTGGCGCTCGCCGCGCTCGACGCGACTGTTGAGATTGCTGGCGCCCATGGCGCAAGCCGCACCATCTCAATGTCGCAGCTGTACGCCGGTGCACACGAAAACCGCGAACAGGAAACCACGCTCGCGCACGGCGAGGTGATTGCCGCGGTGGAACTACCGGCCGCGAGTGCGGGCGGCACGCAGTACTACGAGAAGCTGATGCAGCGCGGCGCCTGGGACTTTGCCCTTGTCTCGCTCGCCGCGCATAAGCGTACCGACGGCAATGTGCGCCTCGTGCTCGGCGGCGTGGCGGCGGGCCCGTACGAGGTGAACTCCAGCATCGCCGAAGATGTGGCGAGCGGTGGGTTGGATGGCGACAGCATTGACGCGCTCGCCGAGCGCGCGATGTACGACGCGGAGCCGCTCTCGAATAACGGCTACAAGGTGTGGCAGGCGCAGGCGCTCCTCCGGCGCGCGATGCAGTCGTTCGGCGCATGA
- a CDS encoding ChaN family lipoprotein, with protein MLANLSALLVAVAFQQPLTVPAPTKPAVDSVQATYVPHRVYDTRNKRFTDFESMVADLMYADVVFLGEQHDDPITHRLEAATLEGLTRRRGNIVLALEMFERDAQRPLDDYLAGKLSEKNFLAVSRPWPRYDTDYRPMVEFARLYKWPVIAGNVPRRDASAVARAGLAVLDTMNAAERTYVAQNNNCPHDGYFDRFSATMGDMSGHGPGGPQLSDSAKKAMLQRVYEAQCVKDETMGESIARAFAAAPPRALVLHVNGSFHSDYRMGTAERAKQRLKGKVVQVVSFIPVDDLDKADGRSERSIGDYIVFTLKPAK; from the coding sequence ATGCTAGCCAATCTCAGCGCTCTCCTGGTGGCCGTCGCATTCCAGCAACCGCTCACCGTCCCAGCTCCGACCAAGCCGGCCGTGGACTCGGTGCAGGCCACCTACGTCCCGCACCGCGTCTACGACACGCGCAACAAGAGGTTCACCGACTTCGAGTCGATGGTCGCCGACCTCATGTACGCCGACGTCGTCTTCCTCGGCGAACAGCACGACGATCCCATCACGCACCGCCTCGAGGCTGCCACACTCGAAGGGCTCACTCGGCGACGCGGAAACATTGTGCTCGCCCTCGAGATGTTTGAGCGCGACGCCCAACGGCCGCTCGACGACTACCTGGCTGGAAAGCTCTCAGAAAAGAACTTCCTCGCCGTCAGCCGCCCGTGGCCGCGCTACGACACAGACTACCGACCGATGGTGGAGTTCGCGCGCCTCTATAAGTGGCCGGTGATTGCCGGCAACGTGCCGCGCCGTGATGCGAGCGCGGTGGCCCGCGCGGGGCTCGCCGTGCTCGATACCATGAACGCGGCCGAACGCACCTACGTCGCGCAGAACAACAACTGCCCGCACGACGGCTACTTCGATCGCTTTTCCGCCACCATGGGCGACATGAGCGGCCACGGCCCCGGAGGGCCGCAACTCTCCGACTCCGCCAAAAAAGCGATGCTCCAGCGCGTGTACGAAGCGCAGTGCGTCAAGGACGAAACCATGGGCGAGTCTATTGCGCGCGCCTTTGCCGCCGCGCCGCCGCGCGCACTGGTGCTACACGTCAACGGCTCATTCCACAGCGATTACCGAATGGGAACCGCTGAGCGCGCCAAGCAGCGCCTCAAAGGAAAAGTGGTGCAGGTGGTGAGCTTTATCCCAGTTGACGATCTCGATAAAGCCGACGGCCGCAGCGAACGCAGCATCGGCGACTACATCGTCTTTACGCTGAAGCCGGCCAAGTAA
- a CDS encoding thioredoxin family protein, whose protein sequence is MMNSTRFFAAQPFEQMIAEATENGDLWRSIGARATVSDEAVRRVEALGGHWHIAALSADWCFDSLGVVPYVAALAARASNVDLRVFERDANPDLMDAHLTDITKRAIPVIMTFDDQFEEHGWWASRPQALQQLVDTEWKGMPKDALITEKRRWYAQDRGKHSVDATVALFEAAARAQGATPLISAR, encoded by the coding sequence ATGATGAACTCCACTCGATTCTTCGCCGCGCAACCTTTTGAGCAGATGATCGCCGAAGCCACCGAAAATGGCGACCTCTGGCGCTCCATTGGCGCCCGCGCGACCGTCAGCGACGAGGCCGTGCGCCGCGTCGAAGCACTCGGCGGACACTGGCATATCGCCGCGCTCTCGGCGGACTGGTGCTTCGACTCGCTCGGCGTGGTCCCGTACGTCGCCGCACTCGCCGCACGGGCGTCGAACGTGGATTTGCGCGTCTTTGAGCGCGATGCCAACCCGGACTTGATGGACGCGCATCTCACCGACATCACCAAGCGCGCCATTCCCGTCATCATGACCTTTGACGACCAGTTCGAGGAGCATGGCTGGTGGGCCTCGCGGCCGCAGGCGCTGCAGCAGCTCGTCGACACCGAGTGGAAAGGCATGCCCAAAGACGCTCTGATCACCGAAAAGCGTCGCTGGTATGCGCAGGACCGCGGCAAGCACTCCGTCGACGCCACCGTCGCCCTATTCGAGGCGGCCGCTCGCGCTCAGGGTGCCACGCCATTGATCAGCGCGCGATAG
- a CDS encoding M23 family metallopeptidase yields the protein MRSVSFLLILPMLSACVPALRPSPTSSVLAPTTTAGRGRPLPEPPAESPAPPEARPDARPATAFEMMAPELEALRDRGLLVPVEGVQAGHIPDTFNEARDGQRRHNAVDILARRGTPVLAADDGVLLRMGKNTLGGNVIWASDATLSLVYYYAHLDHWASGLVEGQPISRGMVLGYVGTTGNAPKDVPHLHFQLLRMKDLHRFTDGPPINPLPFFQTIATGMNR from the coding sequence ATGCGTTCCGTCTCGTTTCTCCTCATTCTCCCAATGCTCTCGGCTTGCGTGCCCGCGCTGCGGCCGTCGCCGACGTCTTCGGTGCTCGCACCGACCACGACCGCGGGGCGTGGGCGTCCGCTCCCAGAGCCACCGGCGGAGTCGCCAGCGCCTCCTGAGGCGCGGCCGGACGCGCGACCCGCGACCGCGTTCGAAATGATGGCGCCAGAGCTCGAAGCACTGCGCGATCGTGGCCTGCTCGTGCCGGTGGAAGGTGTTCAGGCTGGACACATTCCCGACACCTTCAACGAAGCGCGTGACGGCCAGCGTCGGCACAATGCGGTGGACATTCTCGCGCGGCGCGGCACACCAGTGCTCGCGGCCGACGACGGCGTGCTGTTACGAATGGGAAAGAACACGCTCGGCGGCAACGTGATCTGGGCCTCCGACGCGACGCTCTCCCTCGTGTACTACTACGCCCACCTCGACCACTGGGCGAGCGGACTCGTCGAAGGACAGCCCATCTCGCGCGGTATGGTGTTGGGGTACGTGGGCACGACCGGGAATGCGCCCAAGGACGTGCCGCACCTCCATTTTCAACTCCTCCGGATGAAGGATTTGCACCGATTCACCGACGGCCCGCCGATCAATCCGCTACCGTTCTTTCAGACGATTGCCACAGGAATGAATCGA